A single genomic interval of Chryseobacterium paludis harbors:
- a CDS encoding DUF6804 family protein, with protein MKYLIIVAALCCFIGIIDLPIGYYTFLRILVSFMALIIIVNEFRSRRFWFIAFVLIFIFFNPFLPIYLYLKPYWIIIDIIVGILLFIYFLRLVPKKKVKPSETIDIRHIETPRTRDRIIK; from the coding sequence ATGAAATACCTCATCATTGTTGCAGCGCTCTGTTGTTTCATTGGCATCATTGATTTACCTATTGGATACTATACTTTCCTTCGGATACTAGTTTCTTTTATGGCGTTGATTATTATCGTCAATGAATTCAGAAGCAGAAGATTTTGGTTTATCGCTTTTGTGCTGATCTTTATCTTTTTTAATCCATTTCTGCCAATTTATCTTTATTTAAAGCCATATTGGATCATCATTGATATCATTGTCGGGATCTTGCTTTTCATTTATTTCCTAAGGTTGGTCCCCAAAAAGAAAGTAAAACCATCTGAAACAATTGATATAAGACACATTGAAACTCCCCGAACCCGAGATAGAATAATCAAATAA
- a CDS encoding tellurite resistance TerB family protein: METIQIPENLKAHFLRLYQMAICDDDFSASELKLLYKSAEERGISPKNLDEILMNPINSKSLIPETLNEKVEYLYDLTVMIWADGVVSPNEYAALKKYIIMFGFLEENVKDIADYFIEAVKQGKTKDDILNDLKN, encoded by the coding sequence ATGGAAACAATACAAATCCCTGAAAATCTTAAAGCCCACTTTTTAAGGTTATATCAAATGGCCATCTGTGATGATGATTTTAGTGCATCGGAGCTTAAATTGCTTTATAAATCAGCAGAAGAAAGAGGTATTTCACCAAAAAATCTGGATGAAATCCTTATGAACCCAATTAATTCAAAATCATTAATTCCAGAAACCCTTAATGAAAAGGTTGAATATCTATATGATCTAACGGTAATGATATGGGCGGACGGCGTTGTTTCTCCCAATGAATACGCAGCATTGAAAAAATACATTATAATGTTCGGATTTCTGGAAGAAAATGTAAAAGATATTGCTGATTACTTCATCGAAGCTGTAAAGCAGGGAAAAACAAAAGATGATATTCTAAATGATCTAAAAAACTAA
- a CDS encoding beta-carotene 15,15'-monooxygenase has translation MNAMTNNIKNLFRLKPIPLEDPQNQLPRIESLNSESTEESRKRTYHETGYRDSTRNNGNHTALSICLDAIYSKFQNEEKELVEKQNKLKEPYLNEQKNKETEIKGLTVSSDNKEDQLKNNGADIENVQDKIEKLKFEINDLPRNPEMYNVKATKGASTKFWIGLIILIPISLYLFTFYISTSYSAFFKNFDANGNIIQSVLDAQAFNKAWDEGPLEGAFVTLIPFVFLGLGYLIHMFGENKSIANYSKIVLLFIITFVFDAILAYEIESKLYELNRTFNSPPFDLSIAFTKNQFWGIIFAGFIVYIIWGLVFDFVMKEHKEKDKIRHEQTRRQKDILIHQERIEDLKKQKEEIRNNIGSIKELIAKAKGRIEELQNIIDGVIIPTKDYKLYASEYMQGWITNINERIHSQKLVDECMEKYNENLRKVGANSDSQNSVYMSIL, from the coding sequence ATGAATGCCATGACAAACAATATCAAAAATCTTTTTCGTTTAAAACCAATTCCCCTTGAGGATCCTCAGAATCAACTACCCAGAATAGAATCTTTGAATAGTGAATCTACTGAAGAAAGCAGAAAAAGAACCTACCATGAAACCGGCTACAGAGACAGCACCAGAAACAATGGAAACCATACAGCCCTATCTATTTGCCTGGATGCCATTTATTCTAAATTCCAAAATGAGGAAAAAGAGCTCGTTGAAAAACAGAATAAATTAAAAGAACCCTATCTCAACGAGCAGAAGAACAAAGAAACTGAGATCAAGGGACTTACGGTTTCTTCAGATAACAAAGAGGACCAATTAAAGAATAATGGTGCCGATATCGAAAATGTTCAGGATAAAATTGAAAAACTAAAATTCGAGATCAATGATCTGCCACGAAACCCTGAAATGTATAATGTAAAAGCCACAAAGGGTGCGTCTACAAAATTCTGGATTGGCTTAATTATTCTTATTCCCATAAGTCTGTATCTTTTTACTTTTTATATTTCAACTTCTTATTCTGCTTTCTTTAAAAACTTTGATGCAAATGGTAATATTATTCAAAGTGTTTTGGATGCACAAGCATTCAATAAAGCCTGGGATGAAGGACCACTTGAGGGTGCCTTCGTCACTCTTATTCCATTTGTTTTTTTAGGTTTAGGATATTTGATCCATATGTTTGGTGAAAATAAAAGCATTGCTAACTACTCTAAGATAGTTTTACTTTTCATTATAACTTTTGTTTTTGATGCCATTTTGGCTTACGAAATAGAATCTAAATTATATGAATTAAACAGAACCTTCAACTCTCCTCCTTTTGACCTTTCCATTGCATTTACAAAGAACCAGTTTTGGGGAATTATTTTCGCGGGATTTATTGTTTATATTATTTGGGGGTTGGTTTTCGATTTCGTGATGAAAGAGCATAAAGAAAAAGATAAAATCAGACATGAACAAACCAGAAGGCAAAAGGATATTCTTATTCATCAGGAAAGAATTGAAGATCTAAAAAAACAAAAAGAAGAAATAAGAAATAATATAGGAAGTATAAAGGAACTGATTGCAAAAGCAAAAGGAAGGATTGAAGAACTTCAAAACATTATTGATGGGGTCATTATTCCTACAAAAGATTACAAACTCTATGCTTCAGAATATATGCAGGGCTGGATTACTAATATTAATGAGAGAATTCACTCTCAGAAACTTGTAGACGAATGTATGGAAAAGTACAATGAAAACCTTAGGAAAGTCGGAGCCAACTCTGATAGTCAGAACTCAGTTTATATGTCCATTTTATAA
- a CDS encoding GNAT family N-acetyltransferase: MSNIIWKIKTFDELTVPELYKILKARIDVFVIEQNCPYPDLDNNDQKGIHIWAEEDGEILAYCRVFNKGVKYDETSFGRVLTTEQARGKSLGKQLMKYAIETIENRFHTSEIKISAQDYLIRFYSEFGFVDTGKKYLEDDIPHTEMIRK; this comes from the coding sequence ATGAGTAATATAATCTGGAAAATTAAAACTTTCGATGAATTAACAGTTCCTGAGCTGTATAAGATTCTGAAAGCGCGTATTGATGTTTTTGTGATTGAGCAGAACTGTCCATATCCGGATCTGGATAACAATGATCAAAAAGGTATTCATATTTGGGCCGAAGAAGATGGAGAGATCCTTGCCTACTGTAGAGTCTTTAATAAAGGCGTAAAATATGACGAAACTTCTTTTGGAAGGGTATTAACAACAGAACAGGCAAGAGGAAAAAGCTTAGGCAAACAACTAATGAAGTATGCTATTGAAACGATAGAAAATCGCTTTCATACCTCTGAAATCAAAATTTCTGCACAAGATTATCTCATACGATTCTATTCAGAATTTGGTTTTGTAGATACTGGAAAGAAATATCTGGAGGACGATATTCCACATACGGAAATGATAAGAAAATAA
- the yihA gene encoding ribosome biogenesis GTP-binding protein YihA/YsxC encodes MVIKTAEFVKSSGKWQECPEPDIPEYAFIGRSNVGKSSLINAMMNHKDLAKTSQTPGKTQLINHFIVNESWYLTDLPGYGYAKVSKVQRRDFEKLINNYILNRRNLVNLFVLVDARHTPQKIDLEFIQWCGESGVPFSIVFTKADKLKPNVVIKNVEDYKAELHKTWEDLPELYITSAEKKEGGDKILDFIQKTNEFLKNNSVNFDE; translated from the coding sequence ATGGTAATTAAAACAGCAGAATTTGTAAAAAGTAGCGGGAAGTGGCAGGAATGCCCGGAACCGGATATTCCCGAATATGCTTTTATAGGAAGGTCAAACGTAGGAAAATCATCATTGATCAATGCAATGATGAATCATAAGGATCTGGCGAAAACTTCACAAACTCCGGGAAAGACACAGCTGATCAACCATTTTATAGTCAATGAAAGCTGGTATCTTACCGATTTACCGGGATATGGGTATGCTAAAGTTTCAAAAGTTCAGAGAAGAGATTTTGAGAAACTGATTAACAATTATATACTGAACAGAAGAAATCTGGTCAACCTTTTTGTTCTAGTTGATGCCAGGCACACTCCTCAAAAGATCGATCTGGAATTTATCCAATGGTGTGGTGAAAGCGGGGTTCCTTTTTCAATTGTTTTTACCAAAGCAGATAAGCTAAAGCCTAATGTTGTGATAAAAAATGTAGAAGACTACAAAGCTGAACTCCATAAGACCTGGGAAGATCTGCCAGAATTGTATATTACTTCTGCAGAAAAGAAAGAAGGGGGTGATAAAATTTTAGATTTCATCCAGAAGACCAATGAATTTTTAAAAAATAATAGCGTAAACTTTGATGAGTAA
- a CDS encoding alpha/beta fold hydrolase — protein MIFSTKKEKKYTFVEAGEGHPLVLLHGLMGGLSNFDKMVNFFSEKGFKVYVPQLPIYDLPVLNTNLTTIAKYIIKFIESHISEPVTIVGNSMGGHVGLILALARPDLVKNLVLTGSSGLYERTFGDSFPRKSDRLYIRKKTEEVFYDPAVATEDLVDEVFGVVNDRMKGIKTVMLARSAIKHNMLNDLPKILTPTCLIWGKQDNVTPPEVAEDMHKFIPNSDLFWIDKCGHAAMMEKPDEFNEILYSWLKDKV, from the coding sequence ATGATATTTAGTACAAAAAAAGAAAAGAAATATACTTTTGTAGAAGCGGGAGAAGGACATCCATTGGTGCTGTTGCACGGTTTAATGGGTGGTTTGAGTAATTTCGATAAGATGGTGAATTTTTTTTCGGAGAAAGGATTTAAGGTATATGTACCTCAATTGCCAATCTATGATTTGCCGGTACTCAATACCAATCTTACTACTATAGCAAAATATATTATTAAGTTTATAGAGAGCCATATTTCCGAACCGGTAACGATTGTCGGAAATTCAATGGGCGGACATGTCGGGCTTATTTTAGCTTTGGCAAGGCCTGATCTTGTTAAAAATCTTGTTTTAACCGGAAGTTCTGGTTTGTATGAGAGAACATTCGGAGATAGTTTCCCAAGAAAAAGTGACCGACTCTATATAAGGAAGAAAACTGAAGAGGTTTTCTATGATCCAGCAGTAGCAACAGAAGATTTAGTAGATGAGGTATTCGGAGTGGTGAATGACAGAATGAAAGGGATAAAAACCGTAATGCTTGCAAGAAGTGCCATTAAACACAATATGTTGAATGATCTTCCAAAGATTTTAACACCAACATGTCTGATCTGGGGGAAGCAGGATAATGTGACTCCGCCAGAAGTGGCAGAAGACATGCATAAGTTCATTCCTAATTCAGATCTATTCTGGATTGACAAATGCGGCCACGCAGCAATGATGGAAAAACCAGATGAATTCAATGAAATTCTCTACAGCTGGTTAAAAGATAAAGTGTAA
- the mraZ gene encoding division/cell wall cluster transcriptional repressor MraZ, producing the protein MKNFIGTYECKIDDKGRLKVPASLIKQMENFEDKAFVVKRSVFQPCLEVYPMKAWDKLMDKINKLNRFIKKNADFIRMFTAGVKTVELDNAGRLQISKDLTLFASLQKDIVITSAGELFEIWDKDAYEKVISTNETDFASLAEDVMGSFDEE; encoded by the coding sequence ATGAAGAATTTCATTGGAACATATGAGTGTAAAATAGACGACAAAGGTCGCTTAAAAGTACCTGCATCGCTGATCAAGCAGATGGAGAACTTTGAAGACAAAGCCTTTGTAGTCAAACGTTCCGTGTTTCAACCTTGCCTGGAAGTTTACCCTATGAAAGCATGGGATAAGTTGATGGACAAAATTAATAAACTAAACAGATTCATTAAAAAGAATGCTGATTTCATTAGAATGTTTACGGCAGGAGTAAAAACAGTTGAGTTGGATAACGCAGGCAGATTGCAAATTTCAAAAGATCTTACCCTTTTCGCAAGTCTTCAAAAAGATATTGTGATAACAAGTGCGGGAGAATTATTTGAAATCTGGGATAAAGACGCATATGAGAAAGTAATTTCAACCAATGAAACTGATTTTGCAAGCCTTGCTGAAGATGTGATGGGCTCTTTCGATGAAGAATAA
- the rsmH gene encoding 16S rRNA (cytosine(1402)-N(4))-methyltransferase RsmH yields the protein MYHNPVLLKQSVDDLVTNPDGTYVDCTFGGGGHSREILSRLSDKGKLFSFDQDLDALKNNIDDPRFTLINQNFRFLENSLLMYGISQVDGVLADLGVSSHQFDEAERGFSTRSNAPLDMRMNVMQGLDAKRVINEYEEEQLADIFYYYGELREARKLARDIVHHRKTKIINTTEDLKKLFSFLPPHKINKFYAQLFQAIRIEVNQELEVLKEMLVQAYQVLRPEGRLVVISYHSLEDRLVKRFLKNGMFEGEPARDIYGNYKKAFELLKSKAIIPDDKEIEENSRARSAKMRTGIKI from the coding sequence ATGTATCATAATCCCGTTTTGTTGAAGCAAAGTGTTGATGATTTGGTGACGAATCCAGACGGAACATACGTGGACTGTACTTTTGGTGGCGGAGGCCATTCAAGAGAAATTTTGAGTAGACTTTCTGATAAAGGAAAACTATTCAGTTTTGACCAAGATTTAGATGCTCTTAAAAATAATATTGATGATCCAAGATTTACCTTGATCAATCAGAATTTCAGATTTTTAGAGAACTCCTTACTAATGTATGGAATTTCTCAGGTGGACGGAGTTTTGGCAGATCTTGGAGTGTCATCTCACCAATTTGATGAAGCTGAAAGAGGATTCTCTACGAGAAGCAATGCTCCTTTGGACATGAGAATGAATGTAATGCAGGGTCTGGATGCTAAAAGAGTGATCAACGAATATGAAGAAGAGCAACTGGCAGATATTTTTTATTACTACGGTGAATTAAGGGAAGCCAGAAAATTAGCAAGAGATATTGTTCATCACAGAAAGACCAAGATCATAAATACAACGGAGGACCTGAAAAAACTGTTCAGCTTTCTTCCGCCGCACAAGATTAATAAATTTTATGCACAGCTTTTTCAAGCCATTAGAATTGAAGTTAATCAGGAGCTTGAGGTTTTAAAAGAAATGCTTGTTCAGGCGTATCAGGTTTTAAGACCTGAAGGAAGATTGGTTGTTATCTCTTACCATTCTTTAGAAGACCGTTTGGTTAAAAGATTTTTAAAGAACGGAATGTTTGAAGGAGAACCAGCAAGAGATATTTACGGAAATTATAAGAAAGCCTTTGAGTTACTTAAGAGTAAAGCAATTATTCCAGATGATAAGGAAATTGAAGAAAACTCCAGAGCAAGAAGTGCAAAAATGAGAACAGGAATAAAAATATAA
- a CDS encoding FtsL-like putative cell division protein: protein MAKRTTNRPQKRLTFIDIIKGNFLNRDEIKVHYKYFLLLFVLMMAMIYSNHLVNKKIKIVNALKEETEEYKSRNAYAQSKLIKVKMESELGKEVARDSLMTLENHPHKLLIKLDSTDAKAK from the coding sequence TTGGCTAAAAGAACAACAAATCGCCCGCAGAAGAGACTCACTTTTATAGATATTATAAAAGGGAATTTCCTTAACCGGGATGAGATAAAAGTACATTACAAGTATTTTCTATTGCTTTTTGTTCTGATGATGGCTATGATCTACAGTAACCACTTAGTGAACAAGAAGATTAAAATTGTAAATGCTTTAAAAGAAGAAACAGAAGAATATAAATCTCGAAATGCATACGCACAAAGCAAACTGATCAAAGTAAAAATGGAATCAGAGCTGGGAAAAGAAGTCGCACGGGATTCTTTAATGACACTGGAAAACCATCCTCACAAACTGCTAATAAAATTGGATAGTACAGATGCAAAAGCAAAATGA
- a CDS encoding penicillin-binding transpeptidase domain-containing protein, protein MQKQNEYDNKRKKTLRWGYLFAVVALSVFVLFLARIVILQNTNVQEIKDDYINKNYREATLKAARGNLFASDGSILATTVMRYDIFLDFKTMKDTIYSNNIGALTDSLSKMFGKPRSEFRQKFDEQKRKKNQYYTLARGLDFDEYDRIRNFPIFKKGKNKGGFIVDRNYKRELATSEIGAGTIGMDNSEYKSGLEGAFSKYLTGTDGKRLEQRINSSQWKPIDFWKVKEPVDGEDVYTTLDLRIQDIAHSALEKQLVNFEAKHGTVIVMEVATGKVRALVNLRRTDSGDYEDAYNYALKDNIEPGSTFKTISLLAAMDDGFIDDNTTVNVGNGVWTYAKQRISDGHGGGTYDISDVLAKSSNVGTAKLITKYYADKPQIFLDHLKRWKLFDKMDLELPGIAKPKIVTPQNKRWNAATLASISFGYSSNINLLQLTTFYNGVANNGKMLKPLFIDKIMKDGKVMYSAKPEVMVNKMASEKAIKMMTSALTKAVEKGTGKSIFTPNLRMAGKTGTARFEYWLPGPMKYRASFAGFYPADNPKYTCYVMISEPNTAKGFYGATVSAPVFKEIAGKTFLKTPQNVEKEMLVDRKVNLNKMVEPNVKVAVNNSQMPNVVGLIGKNVIPQLENLGYRVDYKGVGRIKEQFPLEGTGISKNQRIYLSLQN, encoded by the coding sequence ATGCAAAAGCAAAATGAATACGATAACAAACGTAAAAAAACGTTAAGGTGGGGCTACCTCTTCGCAGTGGTAGCTTTGTCCGTGTTTGTACTTTTCTTAGCAAGGATCGTTATTCTTCAAAACACTAATGTTCAGGAAATAAAAGACGATTATATTAATAAAAACTATCGTGAAGCCACTTTAAAGGCTGCTCGTGGGAATTTATTTGCTTCAGATGGTTCTATTCTGGCAACCACGGTAATGCGTTATGATATCTTTCTTGATTTCAAAACAATGAAGGATACGATCTACAGCAACAATATTGGCGCATTAACGGATTCTTTAAGCAAGATGTTTGGAAAACCAAGAAGTGAATTCAGACAGAAATTTGACGAACAAAAAAGAAAGAAAAACCAATACTACACTTTAGCAAGAGGATTGGATTTTGATGAATATGATAGAATCCGAAACTTTCCCATTTTTAAAAAAGGAAAGAATAAGGGCGGATTTATCGTTGACAGAAATTATAAACGAGAACTCGCAACTTCCGAAATTGGTGCCGGAACCATCGGAATGGATAATAGCGAATATAAATCCGGACTGGAAGGTGCTTTTTCAAAATATTTAACAGGAACTGACGGAAAAAGATTAGAACAGAGAATCAACTCTTCACAGTGGAAACCGATCGACTTCTGGAAAGTGAAGGAACCTGTGGACGGAGAAGACGTTTATACGACCTTAGATCTTAGAATTCAGGACATTGCGCACTCAGCGTTAGAGAAGCAGTTGGTGAATTTTGAAGCAAAACATGGAACTGTAATTGTAATGGAAGTGGCAACCGGGAAGGTTCGTGCTCTTGTTAATCTAAGAAGAACCGATTCCGGAGATTATGAAGATGCATACAATTATGCTTTAAAAGATAATATAGAACCGGGGTCTACTTTCAAAACTATTTCGCTTTTAGCAGCAATGGATGATGGTTTTATTGATGATAACACTACCGTAAATGTTGGAAACGGAGTTTGGACTTATGCTAAACAAAGAATCTCCGATGGTCATGGTGGCGGAACTTACGACATCAGTGACGTACTGGCAAAATCCAGTAATGTAGGAACCGCAAAACTGATTACAAAATATTATGCCGATAAGCCGCAGATATTTCTGGATCACCTAAAACGCTGGAAATTATTTGACAAAATGGATCTCGAACTTCCTGGAATCGCAAAACCGAAGATCGTTACTCCACAGAATAAAAGATGGAATGCCGCAACACTGGCTTCTATATCATTTGGCTACTCTTCGAATATTAATTTATTACAATTAACGACTTTCTATAATGGAGTTGCTAATAATGGTAAAATGCTGAAGCCTTTATTTATCGACAAAATCATGAAAGATGGTAAAGTAATGTATAGCGCAAAACCAGAGGTAATGGTTAACAAAATGGCATCAGAAAAAGCGATTAAAATGATGACCAGCGCACTAACCAAAGCAGTAGAAAAAGGAACAGGTAAGAGTATTTTCACACCAAATCTTAGGATGGCAGGAAAAACAGGAACAGCAAGATTTGAATACTGGCTTCCTGGGCCGATGAAGTACCGGGCATCTTTTGCTGGTTTTTATCCGGCTGATAATCCGAAGTATACCTGTTATGTAATGATCAGTGAGCCTAATACTGCAAAAGGTTTTTATGGAGCAACTGTATCAGCTCCTGTTTTTAAAGAAATTGCTGGAAAAACATTCTTAAAAACGCCTCAAAATGTTGAAAAAGAAATGCTTGTTGACAGAAAGGTAAACCTCAATAAAATGGTTGAACCAAATGTTAAGGTCGCAGTAAATAATAGCCAAATGCCTAATGTGGTAGGATTGATTGGTAAAAATGTAATCCCACAGTTAGAAAATTTAGGATATCGTGTCGATTATAAAGGAGTTGGAAGAATAAAAGAACAATTTCCTTTGGAAGGCACAGGAATCAGTAAGAACCAGAGAATATATTTATCTCTACAGAATTAA
- a CDS encoding UDP-N-acetylmuramoyl-L-alanyl-D-glutamate--2,6-diaminopimelate ligase, whose protein sequence is MQLIELLNRIPTLDIHGDNTREVSELVFDSRKVTENALYIAVRGTVADGHSYIASSIEKGAKTIVCEEFPDDLDDNITYVKVKDSSKTLGHLASNFYGNPSEKLKLIGVTGTNGKTSVSTLLFDVFKNLGYDSALLSTVEIRIGNEIIPATHTTPDVITINQILAKALDAGCEFAFMEVSSHGIAQNRIEGLHFKIAGFTNLTHDHLDYHKTFDDYLKTKKRFFDELQDTAVAITNIDDKNGNVMLQNTKAAKRSYALKTMADYHGKALEIDFNGMLLNFNGKEFWTTLTGRFNVYNLLLVFGIASELGFEQSEILQAISILKRVSGRFETFKSDGGIFFIVDYAHTPDALENILDSINDIRTKNERLITVFGCGGDRDHSKRPEMGNIATKKSTLAIITSDNPRTEDPAVIIKEIEAGVEPQNFSKYASIPDRKEAIKMAIKFAEPKDIVLVAGKGHENYQEINGIKHHFDDKEVINELWKLMSK, encoded by the coding sequence ATGCAATTAATTGAATTATTAAACAGAATCCCAACCTTAGATATTCACGGTGATAACACCCGTGAGGTTTCTGAATTGGTTTTCGACAGCAGAAAGGTTACGGAAAACGCTCTCTATATTGCAGTGAGAGGAACCGTTGCAGATGGACATTCATACATTGCATCTTCTATAGAAAAAGGAGCAAAAACAATAGTTTGTGAAGAATTTCCTGATGATCTGGATGATAACATTACCTATGTAAAAGTAAAAGACTCATCTAAAACTCTGGGACATTTGGCTTCTAATTTTTACGGTAATCCTTCAGAGAAATTAAAACTGATCGGTGTTACCGGAACTAATGGAAAAACATCAGTTTCAACATTACTATTTGATGTTTTCAAGAATTTAGGATATGATTCTGCACTGCTTTCAACGGTAGAAATAAGAATTGGAAACGAAATAATCCCGGCAACTCATACCACTCCTGATGTTATTACCATCAATCAGATCTTAGCTAAAGCTCTTGATGCAGGTTGTGAATTTGCTTTTATGGAGGTAAGTTCCCATGGAATTGCTCAAAACAGAATAGAGGGATTACATTTTAAGATCGCTGGATTTACCAATCTTACACATGATCATTTAGACTATCATAAAACATTTGATGATTATCTGAAAACGAAGAAAAGATTCTTTGATGAGCTTCAGGATACCGCCGTAGCGATTACCAATATCGATGATAAAAATGGTAATGTGATGCTTCAAAACACAAAGGCTGCCAAAAGGTCTTATGCTTTGAAAACAATGGCTGATTATCACGGGAAAGCTTTAGAGATTGATTTCAATGGAATGTTATTGAATTTCAATGGAAAAGAATTCTGGACCACATTAACCGGGAGATTTAATGTTTACAATCTGTTGCTTGTTTTTGGAATCGCATCAGAACTGGGATTTGAGCAAAGTGAAATTCTTCAGGCGATCAGTATCCTGAAAAGAGTTTCAGGGAGATTCGAAACTTTTAAATCTGATGGTGGCATCTTCTTTATTGTTGATTATGCACACACACCAGATGCATTGGAGAACATTCTCGATAGCATTAACGATATCAGAACAAAAAATGAAAGGCTGATTACAGTTTTCGGTTGTGGAGGAGACAGAGATCACTCGAAAAGACCCGAAATGGGAAATATTGCAACAAAAAAATCTACGTTGGCAATTATCACTTCTGATAACCCGAGAACAGAAGACCCAGCAGTTATTATAAAAGAAATTGAAGCAGGTGTTGAACCACAAAATTTCAGCAAATACGCTTCAATTCCAGATAGAAAAGAGGCTATAAAAATGGCTATCAAGTTTGCAGAACCAAAAGATATTGTTTTAGTAGCCGGAAAGGGTCACGAAAACTATCAGGAGATTAATGGTATAAAACACCATTTTGATGACAAAGAAGTAATTAATGAGCTTTGGAAATTAATGAGCAAGTAG
- the mraY gene encoding phospho-N-acetylmuramoyl-pentapeptide-transferase, whose amino-acid sequence MLYYLYEYLTNHGIHIPGLGMLKYISFRAGMAVLLSLTIALIYGKRIINYLRAKQMGELVRDLGLDGQKQKEGTPTMGGLIIILATMIPVLLLTRITNVYIVLLIISVLWMGAIGFVDDYLKKVKKNKDGLSGKFKIVGQVGLGLIVGVTMYFHPDITVKRKYADAKVVNRNNVEQNFMPTEKITVSTVPFAKNNEFDYSGMLFWMNDKDAHEWAWIVFIPIVIFIVTAVSNGANITDGIDGLAAGTSTVILLALAFFTYVSGNIIFADYLNIMFLPNMGETTIFVVAMVGAVIGFFWYNTYPAQVFMGDTGSLMLGGVIAVLAIILRKELMIPVLCGIFLIENISVMLQVVVFKYRKRKYGLEYAQNNRLFKMSPLHHHYQKDGFHESKIVNRMIIIGVMLAIVCLITLKMR is encoded by the coding sequence ATGTTATATTATTTATACGAATATCTAACCAATCATGGAATCCATATCCCGGGACTTGGAATGTTGAAATACATTTCATTTCGTGCCGGAATGGCAGTTCTATTGTCATTGACAATCGCTCTTATTTACGGAAAAAGAATCATTAATTACCTGAGAGCAAAGCAAATGGGCGAATTGGTTCGTGATCTTGGGCTCGATGGTCAAAAACAAAAGGAAGGAACTCCAACAATGGGAGGTCTTATTATCATCCTTGCTACGATGATTCCTGTTTTGCTTCTGACAAGAATTACCAATGTTTATATCGTTCTTCTCATCATTTCGGTTTTATGGATGGGGGCTATTGGTTTCGTGGATGATTATTTAAAGAAAGTAAAGAAAAATAAAGACGGCTTAAGCGGTAAATTTAAAATTGTAGGCCAGGTTGGATTAGGGCTAATTGTTGGAGTTACAATGTATTTCCATCCGGATATTACAGTAAAGAGAAAATATGCAGATGCAAAAGTTGTCAATAGAAATAATGTAGAGCAGAATTTTATGCCTACAGAGAAAATTACAGTTTCTACAGTACCTTTTGCCAAAAACAATGAATTCGATTATAGTGGAATGCTATTTTGGATGAATGATAAAGATGCTCACGAATGGGCATGGATTGTTTTCATTCCAATTGTTATTTTTATTGTAACAGCAGTTTCAAACGGTGCTAATATTACCGATGGGATCGATGGGCTCGCGGCGGGCACAAGTACGGTCATACTACTTGCCTTAGCCTTTTTTACCTACGTTTCAGGAAATATCATTTTTGCCGACTATCTCAATATCATGTTCCTCCCCAATATGGGTGAGACCACCATTTTCGTAGTCGCCATGGTGGGTGCTGTCATTGGTTTCTTTTGGTATAATACCTATCCTGCGCAGGTTTTTATGGGTGATACGGGAAGTCTCATGTTAGGGGGAGTTATTGCCGTTTTAGCAATTATATTAAGAAAAGAATTAATGATTCCTGTTTTATGCGGAATCTTTTTAATAGAAAACATATCTGTTATGTTACAGGTTGTTGTTTTTAAGTATAGAAAAAGAAAATACGGGTTGGAATATGCCCAAAATAATAGATTATTTAAGATGTCTCCATTACATCACCATTATCAAAAGGATGGTTTTCACGAAAGTAAAATCGTTAACAGAATGATTATCATTGGTGTAATGCTGGCTATAGTATGTCTGATCACATTGAAAATGAGATAG